The sequence below is a genomic window from Sorangiineae bacterium MSr12523.
GATGAACAGCCGCGGGCCGGGGCCGGCATCATCGGGGATGCGCGGCATGACCTCTTCGCCATCGATGGGACGCGCGGGGATTGCTTGCACGGCCGCGCCGTCGATGTGGCGCGTGGTCGCGAGGATCATCCGGCGGCCACCGTCGCCGTTGGGCGGCGGAGGATCGGGCCAGTCGGTGGCGCCGTGGGCACGCATGCATTGTGCATGTTTCACCATTTTCGCGTGGACCTGCTCCATGGTCGCGGCATCCGCCGCCGTTGCATCGGCCGTGGTGAGCGGCTGTGTGCTCGAGGTGGGCGATTCCGCAGGTGGGTCGCTGGAGCCGTTCGAACAACCGACGACGACGGCTGCCAATGTGACAAACGACGCGAGAGAGGCAAACGAGACGATACGAAGTTGCATGGGTTGGTCTCCTTTGCCTGGGACCGTACTTCCTCGAAGCTTACGGGAAGCTGAGCACCCCTGAGACTGTTCTCAGCCTGCCTCTCTGCTTCCCGAACCTCTCAGGAAGCTTTCAGGTCGGCACTGGCAAGATGGACGTTCCACCATGCGAATCCTCATCGTCGAAGACGAAGCGCGGCTGGCCGATGCTCTGGCCACCGGCCTTCGCGCGGAGGGCTTCTCGGTCGATGTCGCCCGCGATGGCGCGGACGGCCTCGAACGTGCGCGCGATGGCTCCTACGCCGCCATCGTGCTGGACCTCCTCCTGCCCGAGAAAAATGGCTACGAAATCTGCGAAGCGCTCCGCGCGGAGCAAATCTGGACGCCCATTCTCATGCTCACCGCCAAGGACGGCGAGTACGACGAGGCCGAGGCCCTCGACACGGGCGCGGACGACTTTCTCTCCAAGCCGTTCTCCTACGTCGTCCTGGTGGCGCGCTTGCGGGCGCTCATCCGGCGCGGCTCCGTGGCCCGCCCGGCCAAGCTCTCCATCGGAGACCTAACGCTGGATCCGGCCACGCGCGAGGTTCGGCGCGGCGACAATCCCATCACGCTCACCCCGCGCGAGTTTGCCCTGGTCGAGGCACTCATGCGGCGCGGAGGGCACGTCATCACGAAGCAGCAGCTCTTGGCCGATGTGTGGGGCGAGGAGTTCGGCGGGGATCCCAACCTGGTCGAGGTGTACGTGCGCTACGTGCGGCGCAAGGTCGATGAGCCGTTCGGCCGGCGCACCCTGCAAACGGTGCGCGGCGTCGGATACCGCATGGTGGCCGACCCATGAAGGCGCTGCCGGCGGCCAGCGTCCGCGTGCGCGTGACCTTCGCGGTGACGGCCCTGTTCGGGCTCGCGCTCATCCTGGGAGCGTGGCTCCTGGTGCGCGCCGTCGAGCAAACCGTGCTGCGCACGGTCGAGCAGCGGCAGACCGGGCACCTCGAAGCGTTGCGCGCGCAAGTCGAACACGGCGTGCCGCTCGATGCGCTGCAACTTCCGCCCGGCCCGCCGAACACGCAGTTCGAGGTGCGCACGCCGGCAAGCCCCGCGATGCCCGCGCGTGTGTTGGGCGTCGGGCCTCGGCTTTTCCTCGCCCAGCGCAGGTTGCCCGATACGGACCTTTCCACCACGGAGCTCGCCACGATCTCGCCCAAAGAGGGACGCTTGATGCTCGTGGCCATGAGCCCTCTCGACGACGTTCGAAACAGCGTCGATGCCTTGAAACACGTGCTCTGGGCGGCCATCCCCGCGCTGGTCGTGGCCATCGCACTCGGTGCGTGGTGGGTCACCGGCCGTGCTCTTTCACCCGTGCGCGTGATGACCCGGCGGGTCGCGTCCATCACCGGGAGCACGCTCCACGAGCGGCTGCACGTCTCCTCCTCCGGCGACGAGATCGCGGAGCTCGCCCAGACGATGAACTCGATGCTCGACCGGCTCGAGCGCGCTGCGCAGCGGCAGCGCGAGTTCGTCTCCGATGCCTCGCACGAGCTGCGCAGCCCCGTGGCGAGCATCCGCACGCAGCTCGAGGTCGCCCTCGCCCACCCCGATCCAACGCGCTGGCCGGCCGTCGCGCAGGACGTGCTCGCGGAGGACGCGCGCATGGAGAAGCTCGTCGCCGACCTGCTCCTTCTCGCGCGGCTCGATGAATCCAATGCCGTGGCGCGCGACGAGATCGATCTCGACGATCTCGTGCTGGAGCAGGCCGCACGCACCTGGCGACTGCCGGTGCAGGTGCACGGCGTTCAGGCCGCGCGCCTCACGGGGGACCGGCACCAGCTCGCGTGCGTCGCGCGCAACCTCATCGAAAATGCCGTACGCCATGCCAAAGGCCGCGTGGAGGTGGCCACCACCACCGACGGCAGCGCCATCCGCTTCACGGTGGACGATGACGGCGAGGGCATCCCGCGCGCACACCGCACGCGTGTCTTCGAGCGCTTCACGCGCCTCGAGGAAGGACGCAGTCGCGACGGCGGCGGCGCCGGCCTGGGGCTCGCGATGGTTCGCCGCATCGTCGAACTTCACGGCGGTGCCGTGCGCATCGGCAAGAGCCCGCTGGGCGGTGCCCGTGTCGCCATATCTTTGCCGACTGCAACGTGAGGTGCGCAGAACCTCAGTTCGGCGAGAGCCGATTCTACACTGCTTTCATGGTCGCTCTTGCCGGCTCCAATCTCGTTCTCAAACATTGTGATCGCAATCAAAACGAGAGGCCAGGAACATGCGCGCCATTCTTCTCACCGCATTTGGCAACCCCATCGACGTGTTGCAATTCACCCAGGTGCCCGAGCCGCCGCCGCCCGGACCGGGTGAAGTCTTGGTCGATATGCTCTTTGCGCCGCTCGATTTCAGCGATCTATTGATGGCACGCGGCGTTTACCCGCTCCCTATGACCTTGCCGAGCGTCATTGGAAATGAGGGTGTGGGGCGCGTCCGGGCCATTGGCAAAGGGGTAACCAATGTCAAAGCGGGAGATCGCGTGTTGGCGCCGCTTCATGGCCTCACGTGGGCGGAGCGCGCGACCTATCCGGCCGATCGTCTGTTTGCACTGCCGGTCGGTGGGGACGCACGCCAATTGGCCATGGCCGGAATCAATCCGCCCACCGCATCGCTTCTATTGAGTGAATACGTCGATTTGAAACCGGGCGATTGGGTCGTTCAGAATGCCGCCAACTCGGGCGTGGGGCGCTCGGTGATTGCATTTGCCAAAAAGCGCGGGCTGCGCACCATCAACTTGGTTCGCCGTCCGGAGCTGGTACCAGAGCTGATGGCCGCCGGTGGCGATGTCGTTCTCGTGGATGGTCCCGAGACCCTCTCGTCGGTCAAGCGCGCCGTTGGAACGGCGTTGCCCCGGCTGGGGATCGATGCGATTGCCGGCCCGTCGACGGCGTCGCTGGTGCGCCTGCTCGCTCCGGAAAGCACGGTCGTGTTGTATTCGCAACTGAGTCGCGAACCCGCCGCGCTCGACGGCCGCGATCTGATCTTCCAACGCATCACGGTGCACGGCTTCTGGCAGGGCGCGCCGCAGTTCGCGACCAAGCTCCCCGCGGCCACGCGCGAGGGTGCGGAGTTGATCATTTCCGGGCAGATCAAGGTGCCCATCGCCGCAACCTATCCGCTGTCGGCGATTCGGGAAGCGGTGGCGCACGCCGAGCGCGGGGGCAAGGTGCTGCTGCAGATGCAGGCCTGATCAGCGCAGTTGCGCATCCAAAAAGGCGAAGGTCCGGTCGAGCACCTCGCGCGTCTCGTCCGTCGCATCGAGGACATCGAAGGCGTGGTGCGCCCGATCGTGCCGCACCAAGGTGACGGGCGCCTTCATGTCCGCGGCGAGCTTCGCGAAGTCGTCGATGCCGCGATTGAGCACGTCCCAGTCGTAGCCCGCGCGCACGAGCAACACCGGCGGGATCTTCGCGCCATCGCGACGAGGCCGGCGAAGCTGCCGCACGGCCGACAGCCGCTCGATCACCGCCGCCGGCAGCGGCGGCTCGGTGGCCGTCAGCGTCGACTCGGTGATGAGCGGGTAATACGCGACCACCGCGCGCGTGAAGGGCTCGAGGTTTCCCAGGGCGCTGCCCAAGCCATATGCCCCGCCGGCCGAGGCCACCCAAAGCGCCACGCGCGCCGGATCCACCCCGAGCGACGCAGCATTCGCGCGCACGTAGCGAACCGCCTCTTCGAGGTTGTCGGCCACGGGCACGACTTCGCTGAATAGCTTGTTCGGCCCATAGCCGGTAGCGCTGGCCCCGAGGTTGGGCATCACCGCCACATAGCCTTTGGAGGCGAGAATCTGGGCCATTTCCTGGTAGCCGCGCCAGTTCTTGGCCTCGCGCACGAGCGCCGGGTGCATTTGTCCGTGGACGAAGATGACGGCGGGCCTGGGGCCTTGGACTTGGGTGGAGCGGTACACATCGAGGCGGAAATCCTGCCCCGCCACCGTGCGGTACGTGCGCTCGGGCAAACGCTCGAACGACGACGGCGGCGGGAGTGGATACGCCACCGGCAGCCGTGTCATGTAGAAGCCGGGGATCTTGGCCTGCTCGGTCTGGGCCGGCGCAAAGACCTGCTGCAAGAACTCCCGTCGATCGCGGAGGACGACGTCCGCGTTCATCGACTCGTAAACGCGCCTCACCTTGGGATCGGGCGTCTTGTCGAACATATCCTCTGACGGATCGCGCACGTCGAATTGTTCGAAAATCAGAACATGGCTGTCCTTGAGAAAGGGCTCGTCCTCTTTTCCGAACTTCGCGGCATTCGCGAATGGCGGTACCACGAGGATTGCCGCCTTGACCCGCGAAAGCACGGCAACGCCATGGCGATCGCCCACGTACGCCATGCGATCCGCATCGACGTCGGGCTGCGACGCCAGCTTGTCGAGGCCCTTCGAGGGCTCGTCACCCTCGTCGAGCGTCCGCGAAACGATTCCCAACTTGGCCAATGCCTCGACCTCGGCCTGCGGTGGCCGCTGCTGGAAAAGCACCGCGGGATGCTTCGCGCCATGTTGAGGCGCAATCGTCGCAGGGGGCGGACCAGAAGAAGTACAGGCCAACGAAGCCAAGACGCTCAAGTGCACCACGAGGCGAGAAAGCCGCATGGTGCCACATCTTACGCTTCAATTTTCCGTGCGAGGTTCGGAAAAAGGCGCAGTGCATTTCCTCGTTCAATGCGGGCACGAGCTGCAGCATCGAGCGCCGGATCCGCCGCGAATCGTGCAATATCGTCCTTCACCAGGTCCTCGACGACCTGGTGGTAATCCGTCCCGAAAAGAATACGGCTGGGATCCGCGCTGGCCAGCAACGTGGGCGTCATATGCGAGGACATCGGGCCGGCCGTATCGAAATAGAAGCGGCGCATGTACGTGCGCACCTTTTCGGGATCGATGCCATCTCCGGTGCGGTATCCGCGCGACATGCGATCGACGATGTATGGCAGAAAGCCGCCGCCATGCGGAAGGATGATCGAGATATCCGGATAGCGATCCAACGTGCCGGATACCATCATTCCGAGCGCTCCGCGCGTGGTGTCGAGCATGAAGTCGGCGAGCGATCCTTCGATTTTCGGAGATATTTCATTGTCTCCAGGCAGGAAATCCGGATGGGTCAACACCACCGCCCGCCGCGCGTTCAGCGCCGCGAACAAGGGTTCGAAGATGGGGTCCCCCAAATACCGATGTTCGAAATGATTCATCAACAGAAAGCCATCCGCCCCCAAATCGGCCGCCCGCCCGAGCTCCTCGAGCGCGAAATCGACATGAGCCAATGGCAAATAGGCAAAAAAGCCCCAGCGCGTGGGATGCCGTCTCGCCATGTTGGCCAGCGAGTCGTTCAAGGTGCGAACGCCCTCGCGCGCCATGGCCAGGCCGCGATCGGCGGCCTTGGGATCGAAAAAGATGTCGCTCGGCGCGGGCATGGAGGTCACCCCGGCTTGGATGCCCAGCCGGTCCATCACGCCGAGGGCGGTGACCTCGTCCCAGATCATCCAGGGCTCGGTCGCCTGAGGAGGCAATTTGTGCTGATCCTTCATCCACTGCTTCATCTCCGGAGGCAGCGCGTGGTGGTGCGTGTCGATGCGTTTCGTGCTCGTTGGATCGAGCAGCGGCGGTGTGGGATCCCCATCTTCCTCGTTGCATCCCAAGGTGGTCCGAGCAGCCGCGATGGTCGCCCCGGCCATCATGGCGCGCAACATGACGCGCCGCCCAAGCCTTGATGTATCGTTCTTCATGCATCTGGGCTCCCGGAAGGGGCTGCGCCGTTCAAAAATATTTTGATTTTCGAACTATCCGAATGTCTAACCATAAAATGTCCAGCGAACTTCGGGCTCAGGTCGCCGTCGCCGTGCAACGGATGCAAGCAGCATCGGACGCCATGGATGAGGCGGCGGCCAAAGTGCTGGGCATCAACCGCACCGACTTTCGCGCCTGCAGCGTGCTCGCCTACGCGGGGCCCATGAGTGCAAGCGCCCTGGCCGAGGCCACGGGTCTGAGTCGCGGTGCGATGACCACGTCGCTCGATCGACTGGAGCGCGCAGGCTACGTGCGCCGCACTGCGGCGGAAGCCGACCGGCGCAGCGTCATCGTCGAGTTGACCAACAAGATGCTGCGCATCGCGGCGACCATCTGGGGCCCGCTCGCCGTCGAATCCAACGGGCGGCTCGAGCATGTTTCGGATGAAGGTCTCGCGACCATCGTCCATTTCCTCGACGGCTCGACACGCCTGTTGGAGTCACACGCCGAGCGCGTTCGCGGCATGGCCAAACGCCGTGTGGCGCGCAAGGCAATGGCCTCGAAGCAGGATTGACGCATACACGCGTTGCGAGCCAAGGTGCCCTCCGTCCGTGATCCGTATTGCGTGATCCGGCACATCCCAGGAGGGTTGAATGAAGCGTGCATCAAGCATCCGCAAGCTTGGATTGTTGGGAATTGGTGTGATGTTGGCCGGCATGTCCCTGGCCCCCAATGCACATGCCGACGGAGGTACGTATTACGCGTCGTATCCCACGTACGACGAATGCCACGATGCTGCAGTGGAAGGACGACGTGCGGGCGAGTGGTATCGCTACTTCTGCCGTGAAGTAACGGATCACTGGGATCTCTGGGTGAAGTAGTGGCGTGACATTCTCGATTCGAGCGCTATCCTCCCGAACCGCCTGCTACCGGTGTCAGATCTTCAGAAACAGCAGGAACGGTGGAGGAATCATGAGCACGAATCGATCGATCCGAGCGGGTTTGGCCTGCAGTATCCTTTCCGTATCGTTCGTTGCGACCGTGGCCGGGACAGCCCAAGCGCAAATTGGCTCGGGGTGGAAATCGGCCACGTATACCAAGAAGATTCACCTCGACGACGAAAACGGCCTGCAGACCTTCAATTGGACCTCGTACAAATCGGTCTGTAATCCGATATGCGCCGATTACCGTGCAACCGGTAACTCGGAGACATTTCGCATCTTGGACAATCGGTCCAACCGCTCGGAAATACGCCTCTACAACGAATACAGCAGTGGGGAGAGGCAATTTCAGGGCTATGTCATCTTCTCCGCGCCGCTCAACGATGAATCGTTGTTTCAAATCTTCGGTAGCACCAGCGGTGCAACGCTCACCATGATGCGCGGGTATTCCGACTCCGGCGGTACGTTGCGAACGGTCGGCGGGGGCGGAGTGCTCGCCACGGGCGTTTATGGCAAAGAGCAACGCATCAATGTCATCCACAAGCAGGATGACTACGTGGAATTCTACGTCAATGGGTCGCGCAAGGCGCGGTTCTCCGAGGACGAGGAAGTGACCAATTATTGGAAGTACGGCGTTTATGGGACCTTGCGCACCGGGGCGGTGAGCGTCACATGGCGCG
It includes:
- a CDS encoding zinc-dependent alcohol dehydrogenase family protein, with product MRAILLTAFGNPIDVLQFTQVPEPPPPGPGEVLVDMLFAPLDFSDLLMARGVYPLPMTLPSVIGNEGVGRVRAIGKGVTNVKAGDRVLAPLHGLTWAERATYPADRLFALPVGGDARQLAMAGINPPTASLLLSEYVDLKPGDWVVQNAANSGVGRSVIAFAKKRGLRTINLVRRPELVPELMAAGGDVVLVDGPETLSSVKRAVGTALPRLGIDAIAGPSTASLVRLLAPESTVVLYSQLSREPAALDGRDLIFQRITVHGFWQGAPQFATKLPAATREGAELIISGQIKVPIAATYPLSAIREAVAHAERGGKVLLQMQA
- a CDS encoding ATP-binding protein; this translates as MKALPAASVRVRVTFAVTALFGLALILGAWLLVRAVEQTVLRTVEQRQTGHLEALRAQVEHGVPLDALQLPPGPPNTQFEVRTPASPAMPARVLGVGPRLFLAQRRLPDTDLSTTELATISPKEGRLMLVAMSPLDDVRNSVDALKHVLWAAIPALVVAIALGAWWVTGRALSPVRVMTRRVASITGSTLHERLHVSSSGDEIAELAQTMNSMLDRLERAAQRQREFVSDASHELRSPVASIRTQLEVALAHPDPTRWPAVAQDVLAEDARMEKLVADLLLLARLDESNAVARDEIDLDDLVLEQAARTWRLPVQVHGVQAARLTGDRHQLACVARNLIENAVRHAKGRVEVATTTDGSAIRFTVDDDGEGIPRAHRTRVFERFTRLEEGRSRDGGGAGLGLAMVRRIVELHGGAVRIGKSPLGGARVAISLPTAT
- a CDS encoding amidohydrolase; this translates as MLRAMMAGATIAAARTTLGCNEEDGDPTPPLLDPTSTKRIDTHHHALPPEMKQWMKDQHKLPPQATEPWMIWDEVTALGVMDRLGIQAGVTSMPAPSDIFFDPKAADRGLAMAREGVRTLNDSLANMARRHPTRWGFFAYLPLAHVDFALEELGRAADLGADGFLLMNHFEHRYLGDPIFEPLFAALNARRAVVLTHPDFLPGDNEISPKIEGSLADFMLDTTRGALGMMVSGTLDRYPDISIILPHGGGFLPYIVDRMSRGYRTGDGIDPEKVRTYMRRFYFDTAGPMSSHMTPTLLASADPSRILFGTDYHQVVEDLVKDDIARFAADPALDAAARARIERGNALRLFPNLARKIEA
- a CDS encoding response regulator transcription factor codes for the protein MRILIVEDEARLADALATGLRAEGFSVDVARDGADGLERARDGSYAAIVLDLLLPEKNGYEICEALRAEQIWTPILMLTAKDGEYDEAEALDTGADDFLSKPFSYVVLVARLRALIRRGSVARPAKLSIGDLTLDPATREVRRGDNPITLTPREFALVEALMRRGGHVITKQQLLADVWGEEFGGDPNLVEVYVRYVRRKVDEPFGRRTLQTVRGVGYRMVADP
- a CDS encoding MarR family transcriptional regulator codes for the protein MSSELRAQVAVAVQRMQAASDAMDEAAAKVLGINRTDFRACSVLAYAGPMSASALAEATGLSRGAMTTSLDRLERAGYVRRTAAEADRRSVIVELTNKMLRIAATIWGPLAVESNGRLEHVSDEGLATIVHFLDGSTRLLESHAERVRGMAKRRVARKAMASKQD
- a CDS encoding alpha/beta hydrolase, whose amino-acid sequence is MRLSRLVVHLSVLASLACTSSGPPPATIAPQHGAKHPAVLFQQRPPQAEVEALAKLGIVSRTLDEGDEPSKGLDKLASQPDVDADRMAYVGDRHGVAVLSRVKAAILVVPPFANAAKFGKEDEPFLKDSHVLIFEQFDVRDPSEDMFDKTPDPKVRRVYESMNADVVLRDRREFLQQVFAPAQTEQAKIPGFYMTRLPVAYPLPPPSSFERLPERTYRTVAGQDFRLDVYRSTQVQGPRPAVIFVHGQMHPALVREAKNWRGYQEMAQILASKGYVAVMPNLGASATGYGPNKLFSEVVPVADNLEEAVRYVRANAASLGVDPARVALWVASAGGAYGLGSALGNLEPFTRAVVAYYPLITESTLTATEPPLPAAVIERLSAVRQLRRPRRDGAKIPPVLLVRAGYDWDVLNRGIDDFAKLAADMKAPVTLVRHDRAHHAFDVLDATDETREVLDRTFAFLDAQLR